One Candidatus Sulfotelmatobacter sp. genomic region harbors:
- a CDS encoding NADH:flavin oxidoreductase/NADH oxidase encodes MSALFDPYQTREVRVRNRIVVSPMCEYSSTDGFANDWHLVHLGSRAVGGAGLVLTEAIAVTADGRISPQDLGIWQDAHVENLARIARFCNEQGAVWGTQLAHAGRKGSTLRPWEGNGAVPPADGGWTPVGPTDAPFSPTYPIPHALDESEIAEIIAAFVAAAQRTLAAGGQVIELHAAHGYLVHQFLSPLVNTRTDRWGGSFENRTRLVREIARAVRTVWPERFPLFVRVSATDWVAGGWDVEQTIELARALRGEAVDLIDVSSGGAVPVAPDAIPVGPLYQTPFAQRVRHEAGIATGTVGMIVEPADADAIVADGRADLVFLARELLRDPYWPLFAARALGTEVNWPPQYQRARGDRAKMRVPSTV; translated from the coding sequence ATGTCCGCGCTGTTCGACCCCTACCAGACGCGCGAGGTTCGCGTGCGCAATCGGATCGTCGTCTCGCCGATGTGCGAGTACTCGTCGACCGACGGTTTCGCCAACGACTGGCACCTCGTGCACCTGGGGAGCCGGGCGGTCGGCGGTGCGGGCCTGGTGCTCACCGAGGCGATCGCGGTGACGGCCGACGGGCGTATCTCGCCGCAGGACCTGGGAATTTGGCAGGACGCGCACGTCGAGAACCTTGCCCGGATCGCCCGCTTTTGCAACGAGCAGGGCGCTGTATGGGGGACACAGTTGGCCCACGCGGGCCGTAAGGGCTCGACCCTGCGCCCGTGGGAGGGGAACGGTGCGGTGCCGCCGGCCGACGGGGGCTGGACCCCGGTGGGCCCCACCGACGCGCCGTTCTCGCCGACCTATCCGATCCCGCACGCGCTCGACGAGAGTGAGATCGCGGAGATCATCGCGGCGTTCGTCGCGGCCGCCCAGCGCACGCTGGCCGCCGGTGGCCAGGTCATCGAGCTGCACGCCGCCCACGGCTACCTGGTCCATCAGTTCCTCTCGCCGCTGGTCAACACGCGCACCGACCGCTGGGGCGGCTCGTTCGAGAACCGCACCCGGCTGGTCCGCGAGATCGCGCGCGCGGTGCGGACCGTCTGGCCCGAGCGCTTTCCGTTGTTCGTGCGCGTCTCCGCCACCGATTGGGTCGCGGGCGGCTGGGACGTCGAACAGACGATCGAGCTGGCGCGCGCCCTGCGCGGCGAGGCGGTCGACCTGATCGACGTCAGCTCGGGCGGCGCGGTTCCGGTCGCGCCCGACGCGATTCCGGTCGGGCCGCTGTACCAGACGCCGTTCGCGCAGCGCGTCCGGCACGAAGCGGGCATCGCGACCGGTACGGTCGGCATGATCGTCGAGCCGGCCGACGCCGACGCGATCGTCGCCGACGGTCGCGCCGACCTCGTGTTCCTGGCGCGCGAGCTGCTGCGCGATCCGTACTGGCCGTTGTTCGCCGCGCGCGCGCTGGGGACCGAAGTAAACTGGCCGCCGCAGTACCAGCGCGCACGTGGAGATCGTGCAAAGATGCGGGTGCCGTCGACCGTCTAG
- a CDS encoding response regulator transcription factor: MRILIVEDDERIAGPVADDLRRQRHVVDVADDGRSGLDFARSGAYDLMLLDIMVPGTDGLTICRRLREGGDHAMILMITARDGVEDKVAALDAGADDYLVKPFDLAELSARVRAVSRRSREARPLLLQHGDLTIDQRAARVSYGGKTIPLTRTEYAILETLMRNTRQIFTRAMLHERVTTFENGGGPESIKTHVANLRRRLREAGCPHDPIETVYGSGYRLADP; the protein is encoded by the coding sequence GTGCGGATTCTGATCGTAGAGGATGACGAGCGCATCGCCGGTCCGGTCGCGGACGATCTGCGGCGCCAACGGCACGTCGTCGACGTGGCCGACGACGGGCGCAGCGGCCTGGACTTCGCGCGGTCGGGCGCGTACGACCTCATGCTGCTCGACATCATGGTCCCGGGGACCGACGGCTTGACGATTTGTCGACGATTGCGCGAAGGCGGGGATCACGCCATGATCCTGATGATCACCGCGCGCGACGGCGTCGAAGACAAGGTGGCCGCGCTCGACGCCGGCGCCGACGACTATCTGGTCAAGCCGTTCGACCTGGCCGAGCTCTCGGCGCGCGTACGGGCGGTCTCGCGGCGCTCGCGTGAAGCGCGCCCGCTGCTGCTGCAGCACGGCGACCTGACCATCGACCAGCGCGCCGCGCGCGTCTCGTACGGCGGCAAGACGATCCCGCTCACGCGCACCGAGTACGCGATCCTCGAGACGCTGATGCGCAACACGCGACAGATCTTCACCCGCGCCATGCTGCACGAGCGAGTGACGACGTTCGAGAACGGCGGCGGTCCCGAGTCGATCAAGACGCACGTCGCCAACCTGCGGCGGCGTCTGCGTGAAGCCGGCTGCCCACACGATCCGATCGAAACGGTATACGGGAGCGGCTACCGGCTCGCCGACCCGTGA
- a CDS encoding HAMP domain-containing sensor histidine kinase — MNVVRAAVPRPLERRLLIAYLGAFAVVIALFALALRFVFFETLQTQITARLDTLARAGTASVTFTPHGFIVDQESLGGFSVVPRTEGLQWYDETEHLVATRGLVPPGPLAPTEGRETFHIAGGTLDTYTVELEVPGTGRSRGWVRASESEDTLTASSKALDIAIASGALLAIIVGAYGGSRLARVAVERDEASMSRLREFTADAAHELRAPVSALAGTADVALREEPDLPLRTQRRLHAIHEIADDMRRLVDDLLILARATQSLEREIFVIDLRDMLDRLQGRFTKPARERDIAFRIAPSDPMRIYGNPDQIERIVANLVDNAIKYTERGGSVAIACASDETRLWITVRDSGIGIAPEHRERVFDRFWRADPARASESGTGLGLAIARALARRHGGDIAVVSELGRGSTFTLTLPRRPPALS, encoded by the coding sequence GTGAACGTCGTGCGGGCGGCGGTCCCGCGCCCGCTCGAACGACGCCTGCTGATCGCGTACCTGGGCGCATTCGCGGTCGTCATCGCACTTTTCGCGCTTGCGCTGCGCTTCGTCTTCTTCGAGACGCTGCAGACGCAGATCACGGCCCGGCTCGACACGCTGGCGCGCGCCGGGACCGCATCGGTCACCTTCACGCCGCACGGCTTCATCGTCGACCAGGAGAGCTTGGGCGGCTTCTCGGTCGTGCCGCGCACCGAAGGGCTGCAATGGTATGACGAAACCGAGCACCTCGTCGCGACGCGTGGTCTGGTGCCGCCAGGACCGCTGGCACCGACCGAAGGCCGAGAGACGTTCCACATCGCCGGCGGCACGCTCGACACGTACACGGTCGAGCTCGAAGTGCCCGGCACCGGCCGCTCTCGCGGCTGGGTGCGCGCGAGCGAGTCGGAAGATACGCTGACGGCCTCGAGCAAAGCGCTCGACATCGCGATCGCGTCCGGTGCGCTGTTGGCGATCATCGTCGGCGCGTACGGCGGATCGCGCTTGGCGCGCGTCGCCGTCGAACGCGACGAAGCCAGCATGAGCCGGTTGCGCGAGTTCACCGCCGACGCCGCGCACGAGCTGCGCGCGCCGGTCTCCGCACTGGCCGGCACGGCCGACGTTGCGTTGCGCGAAGAGCCCGATCTGCCGCTGCGCACGCAGCGCCGGCTGCACGCGATCCACGAGATCGCCGACGACATGCGGCGCTTGGTCGACGACTTGCTGATCTTGGCGCGCGCGACGCAGTCGCTCGAGCGCGAGATCTTCGTCATCGATCTGCGCGACATGCTCGATCGATTGCAAGGCCGGTTCACCAAGCCGGCGCGCGAGCGCGACATCGCCTTTCGCATCGCGCCGAGCGATCCGATGCGCATCTACGGCAACCCCGATCAGATCGAGCGCATCGTCGCGAACTTGGTCGACAACGCGATCAAGTATACCGAGCGGGGCGGCAGCGTCGCGATCGCCTGCGCGAGCGACGAGACGCGTTTGTGGATCACTGTGCGCGACTCCGGAATCGGGATCGCGCCCGAGCACCGCGAGCGCGTCTTCGACCGCTTCTGGCGGGCCGATCCGGCCCGCGCGAGCGAGTCTGGGACCGGGCTGGGACTGGCGATCGCGCGAGCGCTCGCACGCAGGCACGGTGGAGACATCGCGGTAGTGAGCGAGCTGGGACGCGGCAGCACGTTCACGCTGACGTTGCCGCGCCGCCCGCCCGCGTTGTCTTGA
- a CDS encoding FAD binding domain-containing protein has product MIPAAFEYRRADSVPAALSALAELGDDARVLAGGQSLIPAMRYRFARPAALIDINPIAALEFVRDNEDGLVLGALLRDAALERAPGLRSRYPLLADVSRVVADPVVRQMGTIVGSLCHNDPSGDWPVAALAARASVAVSSRAGARVVPIDEFLVDTFATAVAAGEMATEVRFPASGDRTAGSYQKIERKVGDFATASAAVQLRLTADGTIAEAGVAIGAAGPTALRVGAAEALLRGAAPTLDAIRAAAAEAEKLADPVADQRGSIRYKKAMAGVLVARALTVALERLGVGGLR; this is encoded by the coding sequence ATGATCCCAGCCGCTTTCGAGTACCGCCGCGCGGACTCGGTTCCCGCAGCACTTTCGGCCTTGGCCGAGCTCGGCGACGACGCCCGCGTTCTGGCGGGCGGCCAGAGTCTGATTCCGGCGATGCGCTACCGGTTCGCGCGGCCGGCGGCGCTGATCGACATCAATCCGATCGCCGCGCTCGAGTTCGTGCGCGACAACGAGGACGGCTTGGTGCTCGGCGCGCTCTTGCGCGACGCCGCGCTCGAGCGCGCGCCCGGTCTGCGCAGCCGCTACCCGCTGTTGGCCGACGTCTCCCGCGTGGTCGCCGACCCGGTCGTACGCCAGATGGGGACGATCGTCGGCAGCTTGTGCCACAACGACCCCTCGGGTGATTGGCCGGTCGCGGCGCTCGCGGCGCGTGCGTCGGTCGCGGTGAGCTCGAGGGCGGGCGCGCGCGTCGTGCCGATCGACGAGTTCCTGGTCGACACGTTTGCGACCGCGGTCGCCGCGGGCGAGATGGCGACCGAGGTACGCTTTCCGGCATCGGGCGATCGCACCGCGGGCTCGTACCAGAAGATCGAACGCAAGGTCGGCGACTTCGCCACCGCGTCGGCCGCGGTGCAGCTGCGGCTGACCGCCGACGGGACGATCGCCGAGGCCGGCGTCGCGATCGGCGCGGCCGGACCCACGGCCTTGCGCGTCGGCGCGGCCGAGGCGCTGCTGCGCGGCGCCGCGCCGACCCTGGACGCGATTCGCGCGGCCGCCGCGGAAGCCGAGAAATTGGCCGATCCGGTCGCCGACCAGCGCGGCTCGATCCGCTACAAGAAGGCGATGGCGGGCGTCTTGGTCGCCCGCGCGCTGACCGTCGCGCTCGAACGGCTCGGCGTGGGAGGGCTGCGATGA
- a CDS encoding (2Fe-2S)-binding protein, protein MTISVTVNGTRYERDVEPRTLLAYFLRETLGLTGTHVGCDSSSCGVCTVVLDGEKAVKSCTMFAVQADGHDVMTVEGLAQGGKLHPLQQAFWDCHGLQCGYCTPGMLMTSYAFLARNPDPSDAEIREGISGNLCRCTGYQNIVEAVHQAAAARSGEPVSA, encoded by the coding sequence ATGACGATCTCGGTGACGGTCAACGGCACGCGCTACGAGCGCGACGTCGAGCCGCGCACGCTGCTGGCGTACTTCTTGCGCGAGACGCTCGGCCTGACGGGGACGCACGTGGGCTGCGATTCGTCGAGCTGCGGCGTGTGCACGGTCGTGCTCGACGGCGAGAAAGCGGTCAAGTCGTGCACGATGTTCGCCGTGCAGGCCGACGGCCACGACGTCATGACGGTCGAAGGGCTGGCGCAGGGCGGCAAGCTGCACCCGCTGCAGCAAGCGTTCTGGGATTGTCACGGTCTGCAGTGCGGCTATTGCACGCCGGGGATGCTGATGACCTCGTACGCGTTTCTCGCGCGCAACCCCGACCCGAGCGATGCGGAGATCCGCGAAGGTATCTCCGGTAACCTGTGCCGCTGCACCGGGTATCAGAACATCGTCGAAGCCGTCCACCAGGCTGCCGCCGCGCGAAGCGGCGAGCCGGTGAGCGCGTAG
- a CDS encoding aerobic carbon-monoxide dehydrogenase large subunit, with the protein MSATTEPPTERHAIGQSMKRKEDPRFIQGKGRYVDDITLPGMLWLALTHSPYPHARIVKIDKAAALAVPGVLAVLTAEDLAAHGLSWIPTFHGYDKQMVLADGKALFQFQEVAGVIATSREAAFDGAELVEVEYDQLTPVVDPFVSKTDATLVREDREAKTNHIYHWEVGDREQTDAALAASDVSIAQRIVFQRCHPAPLEPCGIVADMNPATGRLTLYMTSQAPHAHRTVVSLVTGIPEDKIHVVSPDIGGGFGNKVPVYAGYVVAAAASVVLGVPVKWIETRTENLTTTGFARDYHMDVSIGATKDGRVTALRVATVADHGAFDAAADPTKYPAGLFGIVTGSYDFPVAFTELDAYFTNKAPGGVAYRCSFRVTEASYAIERGMDVLASKLGMDPAQLRLKNFVRKDQFPYPSPLGFVYDSGDYHTTLQKALDTVGYQALRREQAEKRARGELMGIGISTFTEVVGAGPSKLFDIMGIKMFDSAEIRVHPTGSAILRAGTKSQGQGHETTWAQIAAEELGLDPQNILVEEGDTDTAPYGLGTYASRSTPVAGGAIAMAARRIREKARAIAAHLLEAPLDDVEWENHAFHVKGLPDSKVTMQEVAFAAYTNPAPDSEPGLEATFYYDPPNMTFPYGAYLAVVDVDKDTGAVNVRRFLAIDDCGTIINPMIVEGQIHGGLTEGFAIAFMQEIPYDADGNHLATNFTDYLVPTALETPTWETDKTVTPSPHHPIGAKGVGESPNVGSPAAFVNAVMDALAPLGVTHIDMPLTRDKVWSAIQAANG; encoded by the coding sequence ATGAGCGCGACGACCGAACCGCCGACCGAGCGGCACGCCATCGGCCAGTCGATGAAGCGCAAGGAAGATCCGCGCTTCATTCAAGGCAAGGGCCGTTACGTCGACGACATCACGCTGCCGGGGATGCTGTGGCTGGCGCTGACGCACAGCCCGTATCCCCACGCGCGCATCGTCAAGATCGACAAGGCCGCCGCGCTCGCCGTTCCCGGTGTGCTGGCGGTGCTGACGGCCGAAGACCTCGCGGCGCACGGGCTGAGCTGGATTCCGACCTTCCACGGCTACGACAAGCAGATGGTCCTGGCCGACGGCAAGGCGCTCTTCCAGTTCCAGGAAGTCGCCGGGGTGATCGCGACCTCGCGCGAGGCGGCCTTCGACGGTGCCGAGCTGGTCGAGGTCGAGTACGATCAGCTCACGCCGGTCGTCGATCCGTTCGTCTCGAAGACCGACGCGACGCTGGTGCGCGAAGACCGCGAAGCGAAGACCAACCACATCTATCACTGGGAAGTCGGCGACCGCGAGCAGACCGACGCCGCGCTGGCGGCGTCCGACGTCTCGATCGCGCAGCGCATCGTCTTCCAACGCTGTCACCCCGCGCCGCTCGAGCCGTGCGGCATCGTGGCCGACATGAACCCCGCCACCGGCCGCCTGACGCTGTACATGACCTCGCAGGCGCCGCACGCGCATCGCACCGTCGTCTCGCTGGTCACCGGGATCCCCGAAGACAAGATCCACGTCGTTTCGCCCGACATCGGCGGCGGCTTCGGCAACAAGGTCCCGGTCTACGCCGGCTACGTGGTCGCGGCGGCGGCGTCGGTCGTGCTCGGCGTCCCGGTCAAGTGGATCGAGACGCGCACCGAGAATCTGACCACCACCGGGTTCGCGCGCGACTACCACATGGACGTCTCGATCGGCGCGACCAAGGACGGCCGGGTGACGGCGCTGCGCGTCGCGACCGTCGCCGACCACGGCGCGTTCGACGCCGCCGCCGACCCGACGAAGTATCCGGCCGGCTTGTTCGGGATCGTGACCGGCTCGTACGACTTCCCGGTCGCGTTCACCGAGCTGGACGCGTACTTCACCAACAAGGCTCCGGGCGGGGTCGCCTACCGCTGCTCGTTCCGCGTCACCGAGGCGTCGTACGCGATCGAGCGCGGGATGGATGTGCTGGCCTCCAAGCTCGGCATGGACCCCGCGCAGCTGCGGCTGAAGAACTTCGTGCGCAAGGACCAGTTCCCGTATCCCTCGCCGCTGGGCTTCGTCTACGACTCGGGCGACTATCACACGACGCTGCAGAAAGCGCTCGACACGGTCGGCTATCAGGCGCTGCGCCGGGAACAAGCCGAAAAGCGCGCGCGCGGCGAGCTGATGGGGATCGGCATCTCGACCTTCACCGAAGTCGTCGGCGCCGGACCCAGCAAGCTGTTCGACATCATGGGGATCAAGATGTTCGACAGCGCCGAGATCCGCGTCCATCCGACCGGCTCGGCGATCCTGCGCGCGGGAACGAAGTCGCAGGGCCAAGGGCACGAGACGACCTGGGCGCAGATCGCCGCCGAAGAGCTCGGACTCGATCCACAGAACATCCTGGTGGAAGAAGGCGACACCGACACCGCGCCTTACGGTCTGGGGACCTACGCCAGCCGCAGCACGCCGGTGGCCGGCGGCGCGATCGCGATGGCCGCGCGCCGCATCCGCGAGAAAGCGCGCGCGATCGCCGCGCACCTGCTCGAAGCACCGCTCGACGACGTCGAGTGGGAGAACCACGCCTTCCACGTCAAGGGGTTGCCGGACAGCAAGGTGACGATGCAGGAAGTCGCCTTCGCCGCCTACACCAATCCCGCGCCCGACAGCGAGCCCGGCCTCGAGGCGACGTTCTACTACGATCCGCCGAACATGACGTTCCCCTACGGCGCATACCTGGCCGTCGTCGACGTGGACAAGGACACCGGCGCGGTCAACGTGCGGCGTTTCTTGGCGATCGACGACTGCGGCACGATCATCAACCCGATGATCGTCGAAGGACAGATCCACGGCGGCCTGACCGAGGGCTTCGCGATCGCCTTCATGCAGGAGATCCCCTACGACGCCGACGGTAATCACCTGGCGACGAACTTCACCGACTACCTCGTGCCGACGGCGCTCGAAACGCCCACATGGGAGACCGACAAGACGGTCACGCCGAGCCCGCACCACCCGATCGGGGCCAAGGGCGTCGGGGAGAGCCCGAACGTCGGGTCGCCGGCCGCGTTCGTCAACGCGGTCATGGACGCGCTCGCCCCGCTGGGCGTGACGCACATCGACATGCCGCTCACGCGCGACAAGGTGTGGAGCGCGATCCAGGCGGCGAACGGATGA
- a CDS encoding XdhC family protein, with amino-acid sequence MAFFARLAELERAHVAFAIATVVGRRAPVSAHLGDRALVLADGTMHGFVGGSCSRDLVRREALRAIRDGRPRLVRIVPDEDEFAGAGVEEREVSVVRMGCASEGAVEVFVEPHVPLRALVVVGDGPVADALSRLAVQVRYDVLRVVAADEYDDLDATPGVRAVRLGDLADELARRGASACARLTAVVASQGHYDEEALATLLAVDPAFVGLLASRKRAASVGASLALRGVAPDRVARVQAPVGLDLGARSAGDVAIAILAQLVGVDPGDAPGYEAACAPALRDPVCGMEVAFDDRHPRHEHAGQVYAFCCEGCRTAFAAEPEAYLVAGGAT; translated from the coding sequence ATGGCGTTCTTCGCCCGGCTCGCCGAGCTCGAGCGCGCGCACGTCGCCTTCGCGATCGCGACCGTCGTCGGCCGGCGCGCGCCGGTCAGCGCGCACCTGGGCGATCGCGCGTTGGTGCTGGCCGACGGGACGATGCACGGCTTCGTCGGCGGCTCGTGCTCGCGCGACCTGGTGCGGCGCGAGGCGCTGCGGGCGATTCGCGACGGGCGGCCGCGGCTGGTGCGCATCGTGCCCGACGAAGACGAGTTCGCCGGCGCCGGCGTGGAGGAACGCGAGGTCTCGGTGGTGCGCATGGGGTGCGCCTCCGAGGGGGCCGTCGAGGTCTTCGTCGAGCCGCACGTCCCGCTACGCGCGCTGGTCGTCGTCGGCGACGGTCCCGTCGCCGACGCCTTGTCGCGCTTGGCCGTGCAGGTGCGCTACGACGTGCTGCGCGTGGTGGCCGCCGACGAGTACGACGACCTCGACGCGACGCCGGGGGTGCGCGCGGTGCGGCTGGGCGATCTGGCCGACGAGCTGGCGCGCCGGGGCGCGAGCGCCTGCGCGCGGCTGACCGCCGTCGTCGCCTCGCAGGGCCACTACGACGAAGAGGCGCTGGCGACGCTGTTGGCCGTCGATCCGGCCTTCGTCGGCTTGTTGGCGAGCCGCAAGCGCGCGGCGTCCGTCGGCGCGTCGCTCGCGCTGCGCGGCGTGGCGCCCGACCGCGTGGCGCGCGTCCAGGCGCCGGTCGGTCTCGACCTGGGCGCGCGCAGCGCCGGCGACGTCGCGATCGCGATCCTCGCGCAACTGGTCGGCGTCGACCCGGGCGACGCGCCCGGCTACGAGGCGGCGTGCGCGCCCGCGCTGCGCGATCCCGTCTGCGGGATGGAGGTGGCGTTCGACGACCGGCACCCGCGCCACGAGCACGCCGGTCAGGTCTACGCGTTCTGCTGCGAGGGTTGCCGCACGGCGTTCGCCGCCGAGCCGGAGGCGTATCTCGTCGCCGGCGGCGCGACGTGA
- a CDS encoding MoxR family ATPase yields MTADRIAERFAERGYVATDAVATALELALVLEKPLLIEGPAGVGKTESAKVLAEVLGTELIRLQCYEGIDAASALYEWNYPKQLLRIRLTDGTHESAREREAEIFARDFLLERPLLQAITRERAPVLLVDEIDRADEAFEAFLLELLGEFQVTIPELGTIRARAKPAVIVTSNRTRELSDALRRRCLYLWIDYPSAEHELAILRVRLPGIDERLAEQIVAFVGWLREQPFQKVPGVAESLDWALALTKLHRDALDEATLERTLGCVLKVREDWELFRAQQARWMPLLRPDAVPVPVAKSDYGIGSVRANRA; encoded by the coding sequence GTGACCGCCGACCGCATCGCCGAACGGTTCGCCGAACGGGGCTACGTCGCCACCGACGCGGTCGCGACCGCGCTCGAGCTGGCGCTGGTGCTCGAAAAGCCGCTGCTGATCGAAGGGCCGGCCGGCGTCGGCAAGACCGAGAGCGCGAAGGTGCTCGCCGAGGTGCTCGGCACCGAGCTGATCCGGCTGCAATGCTACGAGGGGATCGATGCGGCCAGCGCGCTCTACGAGTGGAACTACCCCAAGCAGCTGCTGCGCATCCGGCTGACCGACGGAACGCACGAGTCGGCGCGCGAGCGCGAGGCGGAGATCTTCGCCCGCGACTTCTTGCTCGAACGCCCGCTCTTGCAGGCGATCACGCGCGAACGCGCGCCGGTGCTGCTGGTCGACGAGATCGACCGGGCCGACGAGGCGTTCGAGGCGTTCTTGCTCGAGCTGCTCGGCGAGTTCCAAGTCACCATCCCGGAGCTGGGCACGATTCGCGCGCGCGCCAAGCCGGCGGTGATCGTCACCTCGAACCGCACCCGCGAGCTGTCCGACGCGCTGCGCCGGCGCTGTCTGTACCTGTGGATCGACTATCCCAGCGCCGAGCACGAGCTGGCGATCTTGCGAGTTCGGCTGCCGGGCATCGACGAGCGGCTCGCCGAGCAGATCGTCGCGTTCGTCGGCTGGCTGCGCGAGCAGCCGTTCCAAAAAGTGCCGGGCGTCGCCGAGAGCCTGGACTGGGCGCTGGCGCTCACCAAGCTGCACCGCGACGCGCTCGACGAAGCGACGCTCGAACGCACGCTGGGCTGCGTGCTCAAGGTGCGCGAGGACTGGGAGCTGTTTCGCGCGCAGCAGGCCCGTTGGATGCCGCTGCTGCGGCCCGATGCCGTGCCGGTACCGGTCGCGAAATCCGACTACGGGATCGGCAGCGTGCGCGCGAACCGCGCGTGA
- a CDS encoding VWA domain-containing protein — MSAPAALSRAVAEFTALLRGEYGFAVGQLETHEALRAAELLGIGDEVRLRHAWRLVYSTTRDEAARFDEAFAAFFHAPRGVRQPAPRARRPRSQPGESREGRRQTDEGGDAATRWTELRARFSPGIGRTPPPRLDAEGIERMLTVAERLVARARLVQARRWRADPRGPRVDVRRTVRASLATGGEPLALRRAAHPLRQARFVVLIDGSRSMAAYAAPMLRFAHALARRTRRAHAFVFSTALREITELLRDPHLPQTGLPMLDDAWGGGTRIGANLAAFARGPHARRVRADTVVLIFSDGLDVGNLDALERALRALRGRAAAVLWLNPHAGAPGFEPAAGGMRRALPYVDALLPAASDADFAALPAAVGKLLSA, encoded by the coding sequence GTGAGCGCTCCCGCCGCGCTCAGCCGCGCCGTCGCCGAGTTCACCGCGCTGCTGCGCGGCGAGTACGGATTCGCCGTCGGGCAACTGGAGACGCACGAGGCGCTGCGCGCCGCGGAGCTGCTCGGGATCGGCGACGAGGTGCGCTTGCGGCACGCGTGGCGGCTGGTCTACAGCACGACGCGCGACGAGGCGGCGCGCTTCGACGAGGCGTTCGCCGCGTTCTTCCACGCGCCGCGCGGCGTGCGCCAACCGGCGCCGCGCGCGCGCCGGCCGCGCTCGCAGCCCGGCGAGAGCCGTGAGGGACGGCGGCAAACCGACGAAGGCGGTGACGCGGCCACCCGCTGGACCGAGCTGCGCGCGCGCTTCAGCCCGGGGATCGGACGCACGCCGCCGCCACGTCTGGACGCCGAGGGGATCGAGCGGATGTTGACGGTCGCTGAACGGCTCGTCGCTCGAGCGCGGCTGGTGCAAGCACGCCGCTGGCGCGCGGACCCGCGCGGGCCGCGCGTCGACGTGCGGCGGACCGTGCGCGCCAGCCTCGCGACCGGTGGCGAACCGCTCGCGCTGCGGCGCGCGGCGCACCCGTTGCGGCAGGCGCGCTTCGTCGTGCTGATCGACGGCAGCCGCTCGATGGCCGCGTACGCCGCGCCGATGCTGCGCTTCGCGCACGCGCTGGCGCGCCGTACCCGTCGCGCGCACGCGTTCGTGTTCTCGACCGCGCTGCGCGAGATCACCGAGCTGCTGCGCGACCCGCACCTGCCGCAGACCGGTTTGCCGATGTTGGACGACGCGTGGGGCGGCGGCACGCGCATCGGCGCGAACCTCGCCGCGTTCGCGCGCGGTCCGCACGCGCGCCGCGTGCGCGCCGACACCGTCGTGCTGATCTTCAGCGACGGGCTCGACGTCGGCAACCTCGACGCGCTCGAACGCGCGCTGCGCGCGCTGCGCGGGCGTGCGGCCGCCGTGCTGTGGCTCAACCCGCACGCCGGCGCGCCGGGCTTCGAGCCGGCTGCCGGCGGAATGCGCCGCGCGCTGCCGTACGTCGACGCGCTGCTGCCGGCGGCGAGCGACGCGGACTTCGCGGCCCTCCCGGCGGCCGTGGGGAAGCTGCTCTCGGCTTGA